A single Vicia villosa cultivar HV-30 ecotype Madison, WI unplaced genomic scaffold, Vvil1.0 ctg.000364F_1_1, whole genome shotgun sequence DNA region contains:
- the LOC131627438 gene encoding uncharacterized protein LOC131627438: MNIYSSCEFNKKIILWRKLLDLKELFNDGEWIIGGDFNAIKDRNERKGRMEVTNFNELNYFADFIEESMLVDIPCKGKKFTWYSGYGKSRSRIDRFLVSDKVVNEWGVVVQFVGDRDISDYCPIWIEVDNNNWGPKPFKFNNEWFSFKSFVPFVEREWKGLKVEGRMDYVLKEKLQLLKGRLKWWNKEVFGRIDLEIEEGVKEINLGDSMLDLEAKDIHPDIIKKRKECSIISLKLIQLLLHGHNPTIIRQYLINKSVFNHRDES, translated from the coding sequence ATGAATATTTATTCTTCTTGtgagtttaataaaaaaataattctttGGAGGAAGTTATTAGATTTAAAGGAGTTGTTCAATGATGGTGAGTGGATTATAGGTGGTGATTTTAATGCTATTAAAGATCGAAATGAAAGGAAGGGGAGGATGGAGGTAACAAATTTCAACGAATTGAACTATTTTGCGGATTTCATAGAGGAAAGTATGTTGGTAGATATCCCTTGCAAAGGAAAAAAGTTCACTTGGTATAGCGGATATGGGAAGTCGAGAAGTAGGATTGATAGATTCCTTGTTTCGGACAAGGTGGTGAATGAGTGGGGTGTTGTAGTTCAATTTGTGGGTGATAGAGATATTTCCGACTATTGTCCTATATGGATTGAAGTGGATAACAACAATTGGGGCCCTAAACCGTTCaaattcaataatgaatggttttcttTTAAATCTTTTGTCCCTTTTGTGGAAAGGGAATGGAAAGGATTAAAAGTGGAAGGAAGAATGGATTATGTGTTGAAAGAAAAGCTTCAACTCCTTAAAGGTAGGCTTAAATGGTGGAACAAAGAAGTTTTTGGTAGGATTGATTTGGAAATAGAGGAGGGAGTGAAGGAGATTAATTTGGGGGATTCGATGTTGGATTTGGAAGCGAAAGATATTCATCCCGACATTATAAAAAAGAGAAAGGAATGTTCAATCATTTCTTTGAAACTGATTCAGCTCTTATTGCATGGCCACAATCCAACCATCATCAGACAGTACTTAATCAATAAAAGTGTGTTCAATCATAGAGATGAGTCATAG
- the LOC131627452 gene encoding 1-aminocyclopropane-1-carboxylate synthase 1-like, with amino-acid sequence MGSESYQLLSKIATNDQHGENSPYFHGWKAYERNPFHPTKNPHGVIQMGLAENQLCFDLIEEWIKNNPKASICTLEGVNKFRDIANFQDYHGLPEFTSAMAKFMSKVRGGRVRFDPNRILMSGGATGANEMIMFCLADPGDAFLVPTPYYPGFVRDLCWRTKVQLIPVHCDSSNNFKITREALEVAYNKAKENNINVKGLIITNPSNPLGTTLDKETLKSIVTFINEKTIHLVCDEIYAATVFTSPTYVSVSEVIQEMKCNLDLIHIIYSLSKDLGFPGFRVGIVYSYNDQVVSCGRKMSSFGLVSSQTQHMLASMLCDEKFVEKFLLESSRRLSKRHEKFTKGLEEVNISRFPSNAGLFCWMNLKSLLKEETIEEELKLWHVIINEVKLNVSPGSSFNCSEVGWFRVCFANIDDETVEVALKRIRVFIGKETKKKVEQVKRWQPNLRLSFTSRRFDENVLSPHNHISISPHSPLVRAT; translated from the exons ATGGGAAGTGAGAGTTATCAACTTTTGTCCAAGATTGCAACCAATGATCAACATGGAGAAAATTCTCCATACTTTCATGGATGGAAAGCTTATGAGAGAAATCCATTTCATCCCACAAAAAACCCTCATGGTGTAATCCAAATGGGTCTTGCTGAAAATCAG CTTTGTTTTGATCTGATTGAAGAATGGATAAAGAATAATCCCAAGGCTTCAATATGCACTCTTGAAGGAGTGAATAAATTCAGAGATATTGCAAATTTTCAAGACTATCATGGGTTGCCAGAGTTTACAAGT GCTATGGCAAAATTTATGTCAAAAGTGAGAGGTGGAAGAGTAAGATTTGATCCAAACCGAATATTGATGAGTGGAGGGGCAACAGGAGCAAATGAAATGATAATGTTTTGCTTGGCAGATCCAGGAGATGCTTTTCTAGTTCCTACTCCTTACTATCCAGG ATTCGTTCGTGACTTATGTTGGAGAACTAAGGTTCAATTAATTCCTGTCCATTGTGATAGCTCCAACAATTTCAAGATAACAAGAGAAGCACTTGAAGTAGCATAcaacaaagcaaaagaaaacaacATCAATGTGAAAGGTTTGATCATAACAAACCCTTCCAACCCTTTAGGCACAACCCTAGACAAAGAAACCCTAAAGAGCATTGTTACTTTCATCAATGAGAAAACAATCCATTTGGTTTGTGATGAAATCTATGCAGCCACGGTTTTCACTTCACCAACCTATGTAAGTGTTAGTGAAGTCATACAAGAAATGAAGTGCAACCTTGATCTCATTCACATTATTTATAGCTTATCAAAGGATTTAGGGTTTCCGGGTTTTAGGGTTGGGATAGTTTATTCGTACAATGATCAAGTTGTGAGTTGCGGAAGGAAAATGTCGAGTTTCGGATTAGTTTCGTCTCAAACTCAACACATGCTTGCTTCAATGCTTTGTGATGAAAAATTTGTTGAAAAATTTCTCTTGGAGAGTTCGAGAAGGTTGTCGAAAAGGCATGAGAAATTTACAAAGGGACTCGAAGAGGTTAACATCAGTCGATTTCCAAGTAATGCGGGACTATTCTGTTGGATGAACTTGAAGAGTTTGCTTAAGGAGgaaacaatagaagaagagttGAAGCTTTGGCATGTGATTATCAATGAGGTTAAGCTTAATGTGTCACCGGGGTCTTCTTTTAATTGCTCTGAGGTTGGttggtttagggtttgttttgCTAATATTGATGATGAAACCGTGGAAGTTGCATTGAAAAGAATAAGAGTGTTTATAGGGAAGGAAACAAAGAAGAAAGTTGAACAAGTCAAACGTTGGCAACCAAATTTAAGGCTTAGTTTCACTTCAAGAAGGTTTGATGAGAATGTTTTGTCACCTCATAATCACATAAGCATCTCTCCTCATTCACCACTTGTTAGAGCCACATGA
- the LOC131627440 gene encoding uncharacterized protein LOC131627440, whose product MANNVTATKEATKRTFTCSFFREDMTHLIQLSTLVTGHNLDEFRKTYGHILHMLTSQVDGWALYTLLQFYDPELRCFTFLDYQLAPTLEEYADILKIKPNGGTHGFHVKFLIKKADTLAVEKKWKEFNALLAVMIYGLVLFPNIPNFVDLTAVCLFMDQNPVPTLLADTYYTIHSRYGKKGSVGSCLPLLYEWFTSHLPKSGPFVTTKDSQKWPQRIMGLTGNDIVWCPTGMDVEEVITSCGTFDNVPLIGTRGVINYNPKLALRQLGFALENKPLDKEIFESVCFEKGTDPKGLEKVRSAWNSIHTDDQTSLGEKNAVAKQAYTDWVEDRVKDRLLPFPKVNPLYKQPPKVPIAIMPAENCIPVNMESTQLHEKKSDARPKHHLVDQIGVELTHEAKVLKEGSLRVQKRARTEKGERDTTVVVEDHQEIIKRAVKEAEERLKREYREDLKAYKLKLEREARAEVRSLKKKLEEETTQRMAVETQLKGSHLRLVLEKIIARSAFRREKRVDWYRSCRFLKKIVRSSVARPPEKVIGGISGA is encoded by the exons atggctaacaacgtgaccgctacAAAAGAGGCTACCAAGCGTACATTCACCTGCAGTTTCTTTCGTGAGGATATGACACATCTAATTCAGTTGAGCACTTTAGTTACTGGGCATAACTTGGATGAGTTCAGGAAGACATATGGCCATATCTTACACATGTTAACTTCTCAGGTTGATGGATGGGCTCTATACACACTTCTTCAGTTCTACGATCCTGAGttacgatgtttcacctttcttGATTACCAACTGGCACCAACCCTTGAAGAATATGCTGACATCCTCAAGATTAAG cctaatggtggaaccCACGGATTCCATGTGAAATTTCTGATAAAGAAGGCCGACACCCTTGCTgttgagaagaaatggaaagaattcaaCGCTCTCCTAGCCGttatgatctatggtttggtgttgttcccgaATATTCCAAATTTCGTCGATCTAACTGCTGTTTGTCTCTTCATGGATCAAAATCCTGTGCCCACTCTTTTAGCAGATACTTATTATACCATCCACTCCAGGTATGGGAAGAAAGGATCAGTTGGGAGTTGTTTACCGTTGCTATATGAGTGGTTCACCTCACACTTACCTAAAAGCGGGCCGTTTGTTACAACAAAAGACTCACaaaaatggcctcaaaggatcatggggcttactggAAACGACATTGTCTGGTGTCCTACCGGAATGGACGTTGAGGAAGTTATAACAAGTTGTGGTACTTTTGACAATgttcccctcataggaacgaGAGGTGTTATCAATTACAATCCTAAGCTAGCGCTgcgtcagttgggttttgcacttgaAAACAAGCCCTTGGACAAAGAGATATTCGAATCCGTTTGCTTTGAGAAAGGAACCGATCCAAAGGGTCTAGAAAAGGTGAGGAGTGCCTGGAATAGCATCCATACAGATGATCAGACTTCTCTAGGTGAAAAGAATGCCGTTGCCAAACAAGCCTACACGGATTGGGTTGAGGATAGAGTTAAAGATCgtctgttgcctttcccgaaggttaatcCATTGTACAAGCAACCACCTAAGGTTCCAATTGCCATTATGCCTGCTGAGAATTGCATCCCAGTAAATATGGAAAGCACCCAATTGCACGAAAAGAAGTCAGATGCGCGACCAAAACATCATCTTGTGGACCAAATAGGGGTTGAGTTGACACATGAAGCCAAGGTGCTGAAAGAAGGATCTTTgagagttcaaaagagggctagaacGGAAAAAGGTGAAAGGGATACTACTGTTGTTGTTGAAGATCACCAGGAGATCATAAAAAGGGCCgtaaaagaggcagaagagagACTCAAACGAGAGTACAGAGAAGACTTGAAGGCTTATAAACTCAAATTAGAAAGGGAGGCCAGAGCTGAAGTGAGGAgtctgaaaaagaaactggaagaagagaccaccCAAAGAATGGCAGTTGAGACtcaactgaaaggaagtcacctcc